The genomic DNA ctgttagtcacatgtctgtggaacttcttCAGGTTATGTCTCAgatgttgaatcttatgttcatataaatattaacacatgttaagtttgctgaaaataaacgcagttgacagtgataggaagtttctttttttgttgagtgtAGTACAGAAATATAAATATCCCATAATGTACATGAAATACATAACACCTTTATGTTCCCAAATGTGATGTATATACGCAACGATTGAAAAAAGTATGACCCTGAAATATATAGCAAATGTTAGGCTACATATATTTAGTCACAAAACATTAGACAAATAATTGTCGAAAGAAAATGTATCACAAGCATCCAAATGTAAGTGGTCAACCTATTGTATTTCCAGCAAAGTAGGATATCACAAGACAAAGAGTACCCTAAACTGTTCAATGTGATCCTTTTTATAACCATAGCCTAGTACTATAATTCACTTTGGTCTGTCTCACACAACAAAATAATGTAATAAACATGAAATTCCCCATTATTACTGTATGTATACAGATATCCTACCATGCATTTATCCTTTATTATAATAGAAGCACCTCGAccactgtgtgtcagtgttgtagACGTTCGCCTCAATGTAGCCCTGCCTACCTGTCAGAAAATGCACTCCTTTTACTTTTTAGTCATCCTCATTACTTTTCTTTTCCGCTAATTGCTGTGTTTTCCTATCCCTCTCTGACTTCTGACTGTTTCGGCTGTGCTGGCCGCTTCTATAGCTTGGGCTGCTCTGGGTACTCTCGGGCCTTTTGAGGATGTCACTCCCTTTATTCTTTTCATCGTCCAGGGGCAAGTAATGCTCACTGGCATCTGAGTAATGGTCATCGGCATCTGAGTAATCGCAATCATCTGAATAATGCCCAATATCTGCCCTCCCCCGCCCTGCTTCATCATGGCCTTCATCCTCATCTTCTTTTTTGGACTTTAATTCATCTTTCTCAGCCTCCTGCTCTCCTTCCCGTTTTTGGTCAGCAAAGCTGTCTTCATAATAGTCTGGGTATTCATCCTGGAAGACCGTGTTGTAAATAGCTGGTGTATCTGTCTCCTTTTCACTGAGAAAACAAAATGAATAAacatttaaaacaaaaatatatataaactcttataccatggcattgttgaatactcgtttctgatggacttgaagggcattctagagcgtGCATTATGTCAGCACGGTAGAATTCAATAGCTTtagttcattcttacatgttctatgtttgagcCGCTTTTGAAACCAAAAGTCAAACTGAAAACAttattggcattgttgaattCGATTTTTAGAAGAGCAAGCTAATGGTGCGTTTGTAAATtaaatctggagtgccagagttcgctctgggcgttcgtaaattcagagcgtgtcgctctcggagcgcacactggacgctctggccaagGAGAAAAATGGATCCAAGCGTTCTGACCTCCCAAccgcagtcaagcacccaagctaactgctagcaacttccagacacaaatgagagaacacctcactctgaccattttacacgccctagcagagctggttcgtatgttttcatgttatccagagcgttggtgactgtaactgtactgctggcaacaatttaattatgaTATTTTTACTAACACCggggccatattcaacgggtatTGAACGATCGCAAAtccatcagttattctgcgctaaAACTGATGGTTTGGCTAGCTAAACTAGCAAGTATGTTTGACTAATGATTTTGACTAATGAAGTATGTTTACAAAATGTATAATTCACTGTCATTGAGCCAGAAGTCTACCTTTGTTTTGGGTCACTGGAGGAGGTGGTCCAGCATGCAGATTCTTGGCCACCTGGCTGCTGGGACTTGGGCACCTTGCCACTGACAAAGTCCTCACTCACTCCACAGCCTCGCAGGGTGTCTGTGTAGCGCTTCACTGCAGCGTGTTTGGCATTCATCTGTCAATAGACAGAAGTGAAAAATTGACCAGCGATGGGAAAATAGTCAGTCATACCTTTATTATCCAtgcaatatacactaccgttcaaatgtttggggtcacttagaaatgtccttgtttttgaaataaaaaatgttgtccattaaaataacataaaattgactGATGTTtggcaggtactatttaatgaagctgccagttgaggacttcaGAGTCAGAGTTTCtagtagaggtcaaccgattaatcggaattgccgattaattagggacgatttcaagttcataacaatcggaaatcggtatttttatttatttacctttatttaactaggcaagtcagtgaagaacacattcttattttcaatgacgcttcaccttgtcagctcgggggatccaatcttgcaaccttacagttaactagtccaacgcaataacgacctgcctccctctcgttgcactccacaaggagactgcctattacgcgaatgcagtaaaccaaggtaagttgctagctagcattaaacttattttATGAAAACAATCAataataatcactagttaactacacatggtttatgatattactagatattatctagcgtgtcctgcattgcatataatctgactgaacAGAtgcagaagcaggcgtgtaaacattcattcaaacagcactttcgtgcgttttgccagcagctcttcgttgtgcgtcaactattgcgctgtttatgacttcaagcctatcaactccgagatgaggctggtgtaaccgaagtgaaaaggctagctagttagcgtgcgctaatagcgtttcaaacgtcactcgctctgaaccatctagtagttgttccccttgctctgcatgggttaTGCTGCTTCGTGGTGGCTGTTGTAGTTGTGTTGCTGGTCAAGCCCagggagggacggaagctatactgttacactggcaatactaaagtgcctataagaacatccagtagtcaaaggttaatgaaatacaaatggtatatagggaaatagtcctataattcctataataactacaacctaaaacttcttacctgggaatattgaagactcatgttaaaaaggaatcaccagctttcatatgttctcatgttctgagcaaggaactgaaacgttagctttcttacatagcacatattgcatttttactttcttctccaacactttgtttttgcattatttaaaccaaattgaacatgtttcattatttacttgaggctaaattgattttattgatgtattatattaagttaaaataagtgttcattcagtattgttgtaattgtcattattacaaataaataaataaatgttattggtcctccaataatcggtattgccgttgaaaaatcataatcagtcgacctctagtgtcTAGTTTGTAAAACAAATGTccttgtcttcttgctcagttgtgcaccagggcctcgaCTCCTTTTTCAAGTTTTATAGCTTCTTTCAATCAGCACACCAGTtatcagctgtgctaacataattgcaaaagggttttctaatgatcaattagccctttaaaattataaacttggattagctaacacaacatgccattggaacacaggagtgatggttgctgataatgggcctctgtacgcctatgtagatattccattaaaaatcatccgtttccagctacaatagtcattttcaaaatgaacaatgtctacactgttcctgatcaatttgatgttatcttaatgaacaaaataaatatatttttcttccaaaatcaaggacatttctcagtgacctcaaacttttgaacggtagtgtatatttgtGTGAATGAGTGGTGTGAGGAGATATGGAAAGGATGCCACTTATAACTACTGAAATGCAATCCATGTCATGTCACTCCACGACTCaaacgcgcgtgtgtgtgtcgtCTCTGGTCACCTGTGCAACCTGCTCCAACAGCAGAGgcctccccttcactctctcctggATTTCCTTCATCTCCTCCTGGTACTCCTTCCTCCGCTGAAAGTCCTGCTTTCTGTTTGAAACACACAGACAACCTTTCACCCCTGTCATCCCACAACCCTCAGCCCTGAAATAACCCTCAGCCCTGACCTATTCAACAAAAACATCACTTTTACAACCACAGCTTACTATTACTGATATGGAAAACATAGTCATAATTGAGACTATTGAGGCAATGTTCAGTTCAGTCTTCAGGTTTGCATTTCCACTCATCATTTTCATATGAAAAGACCCAGATACATCAGATTGATAAACTGTTTGGGGGGGTTCGTACTGGTCTCAGGTGGGGTGAGTTTCTTGGTTGCTACAAGTATAATTATAATGTTATGGATTTCTATATGGGTACCTGAACTGCTTGAGCTTGGAATGGTTGGTCTGGGAGAGGGGCACGTGGGCATCATTGGCTTGGGCGCACTTCGAGACCACCTTTGCAagcttcttctctctctgcttctgtctctcactccatctctcctcctcttcttctgccTTCTTTCTCTGCTCAAGCACCTTTCTACTCAAGGAGACAAGGCAGTCATCGATGACAGGAAGTCATTGGTGGAGGAAGGACTTTGTCAAAAGAGAAAATGAAGGCCAAGGGCACTAGAAGTAGGACTAGGGGGGGTAATGTCAGAGGTTGGGTATTTTATTGTTTTGGAGCTGGGAGTGTATAGGAAGTCCACAGGATTCAACAGACAAGGGTTTCAACTTTCAGGCCACAACTATTCCTAAAAAGAGCAACTAAAAGGTCTTCTGAGGCTCTGACTAGCTTGTCTAAAAAGGAGACGCCCCTTGCTATTCTATGTGGGTAGTACCTTACAGCCTCTTGGCGTTTTTTGCTGGCATCGGTGACTTTGGCAGGCAGCTGTTCCAGACTGCCTGAGAGGGAAGAGCAGAGGCTAGAGTTGTGTGAGTGGACGAGCCCAGCTGTGCTGACGTAAGGCCAGCGCTTGGCCCGCGGACTCATCTGCTCCTTCTCGATGTCGGCCAGGATGCGTCCGCGGTGCGAGTGGATCTGTGACGTCCGGAGCTGGAACGGCTCGCACGTCGTCAAAGGCTTCACGTCACGCCGGCTCTCCAGCTGCTTCTTGAACCTCCTGTAGCTGGCGTCGAAGTCGGGCACCACCGGGTTTATCTTAGGCCTGTAAGGGGCCCTGTTGTCATCCTCGGATCCAGCGGTGTCCCCCCGGGCTCCATCCTTAGCATGCTCCCTTTTGCTAAGGTGGCGTGCCAGCATGCTGGGTGGCATGGAGGCGCTGTGGAGCAGCTCCTGGGCCCTCATCTGCATCTTGAAGGCACGGTACAGCTGCTCCTCCTTCAGTTGCTCGCCCGTAGCCGCCTCATACACGGCCTTGGGCACGGGT from Oncorhynchus keta strain PuntledgeMale-10-30-2019 chromosome 10, Oket_V2, whole genome shotgun sequence includes the following:
- the LOC118389180 gene encoding protein FAM161A-like, whose amino-acid sequence is MANAHRANVLVTSCLKTPVDPHTKAPLALYERQRTLPYSSVAGHIDNRDYEKEYDVSRSDYGDGDAPGKGRSLMIKDYRVTGDHIDLREFYFSNEEYYCKLEELKRAHLRTMAELEGMYRKKLEPKGAPPSENVQGAQAHRSYSKIMPVRRLRKAHSALELRRGSGLSDTSDEEGAVVNNVEKGLQSSPKEHIKNMWHDFKLSPRQRHPSTSSLQSLIGGHKKGIKGKDQKQGCKDVKHEPWKPRVTVPKPFHMTLRENQKGHKGVKTWSEIELENAALRKQLEELTECQHKFRASSVHVRLPPYEELHERDEARRAMHEREQQRLCSTQQPFSFLERECLKREQREKQLRNLQQISQERVRPFRAKPVPKAVYEAATGEQLKEEQLYRAFKMQMRAQELLHSASMPPSMLARHLSKREHAKDGARGDTAGSEDDNRAPYRPKINPVVPDFDASYRRFKKQLESRRDVKPLTTCEPFQLRTSQIHSHRGRILADIEKEQMSPRAKRWPYVSTAGLVHSHNSSLCSSLSGSLEQLPAKVTDASKKRQEAVRKVLEQRKKAEEEEERWSERQKQREKKLAKVVSKCAQANDAHVPLSQTNHSKLKQFRKQDFQRRKEYQEEMKEIQERVKGRPLLLEQVAQMNAKHAAVKRYTDTLRGCGVSEDFVSGKVPKSQQPGGQESACWTTSSSDPKQSEKETDTPAIYNTVFQDEYPDYYEDSFADQKREGEQEAEKDELKSKKEDEDEGHDEAGRGRADIGHYSDDCDYSDADDHYSDASEHYLPLDDEKNKGSDILKRPESTQSSPSYRSGQHSRNSQKSERDRKTQQLAEKKSNEDD